In Terriglobus sp. TAA 43, a single window of DNA contains:
- a CDS encoding type 1 glutamine amidotransferase domain-containing protein, which translates to MATKGKILVLVSSGHGLPLKDGKVYAGAGYYLNELTVPVRALMKEGYEITFANPKGNTPQLDVHSAVADFFGGDEAKLQDYLKFRDSLTGLKNPSRISDVIASGLEQYDAVFVPGGHGPMIDLLDDPDAGVVMRHFHETAKPTAVLCHGPISLLSALPNSKEFVAALVAGDNDGARAKAQGWIYAGYKMTIFSTAEEQQREPLEIGGKVQFYPDFALQTAGGDVSVVAPWKSYVLQDRELISGQNPFSDEAVLNLLLPALNAKKK; encoded by the coding sequence ATGGCAACGAAGGGAAAAATTCTGGTACTCGTTTCAAGCGGTCACGGCTTGCCGTTGAAAGATGGCAAGGTCTATGCCGGTGCTGGCTATTACCTCAACGAACTGACGGTGCCCGTTCGTGCGCTGATGAAGGAGGGCTACGAAATCACTTTTGCCAATCCGAAAGGAAACACGCCACAACTGGATGTGCATTCCGCCGTGGCCGATTTCTTCGGCGGAGACGAGGCCAAGCTTCAGGACTATCTAAAATTTCGCGATAGTCTGACCGGGCTTAAAAATCCAAGTCGCATTTCGGATGTCATTGCGTCGGGTCTGGAGCAGTATGACGCTGTGTTCGTTCCCGGTGGTCATGGCCCGATGATCGATCTTCTTGATGATCCTGATGCGGGCGTGGTGATGAGGCATTTTCATGAGACGGCCAAGCCTACGGCGGTACTGTGCCACGGTCCGATTTCACTCCTGTCGGCGCTTCCAAATTCGAAGGAGTTTGTAGCAGCGCTGGTGGCGGGCGATAACGATGGGGCGCGGGCAAAGGCACAGGGATGGATCTATGCCGGATACAAGATGACCATCTTCTCAACAGCGGAAGAACAGCAGCGGGAGCCTCTCGAAATTGGAGGTAAGGTTCAGTTTTACCCGGACTTCGCCCTGCAAACGGCGGGTGGTGATGTGAGTGTGGTCGCTCCATGGAAGAGCTACGTACTTCAGGATCGCGAGTTGATCTCAGGCCAGAACCCGTTCTCCGATGAAGCCGTTCTGAACCTGCTTTTGCCGGCACTCAACGCGAAGAAGAAATGA
- a CDS encoding LysR family transcriptional regulator, which produces MEQLLDLRQVRTFVEVAHTRSFTRAASQLHYAQSSVTAQVQALESDLGLPLFNRLGRQVELTDAGRQFLTHAEKLICTAEQARLSVQKDDRIIGPLVVSAAESLLTYRMPELLRVFQATYPDVRLTLRADASCSAAVQEPGVDLAISIDTPIRVPSLLAQSLRRERVLALVAAEHPLAKQKKLSASDVAEHQILLTDHSCSYRAVFERTMAQEGSRVNRVLEFASVEALKQCAIARMGVAVLPELVVAAELQRGSLVALAWPQKPVYVYTQLVRHRDKWFSPVMQAFWKMAQQLLNPASKSS; this is translated from the coding sequence ATGGAACAACTTCTCGATCTTCGGCAGGTTCGCACCTTTGTAGAAGTGGCGCACACACGCAGCTTCACCCGTGCGGCGTCTCAACTTCACTATGCGCAATCCAGTGTAACGGCGCAGGTACAGGCGCTTGAATCAGACCTTGGTTTGCCGTTGTTCAATCGTCTCGGCCGTCAGGTGGAGTTAACCGACGCAGGTCGCCAGTTCCTCACTCACGCGGAAAAGCTCATCTGCACAGCAGAGCAGGCACGCCTCTCCGTCCAGAAGGACGACCGGATCATCGGCCCGCTGGTAGTAAGCGCAGCAGAAAGTCTGCTGACGTATCGCATGCCCGAACTTCTGCGTGTCTTCCAGGCCACCTATCCCGACGTGCGTCTGACGCTTCGTGCAGACGCCTCCTGTTCCGCGGCCGTGCAGGAACCTGGTGTCGATCTCGCCATCTCCATCGACACTCCCATTCGTGTGCCGTCGCTGCTCGCGCAAAGTCTTCGCAGGGAGCGCGTGCTCGCGCTGGTGGCCGCAGAGCATCCTTTGGCAAAACAGAAAAAGCTCTCTGCCAGTGATGTAGCAGAGCACCAGATTTTGCTCACAGATCATTCCTGCAGCTACCGCGCCGTCTTCGAGCGCACCATGGCCCAGGAAGGTAGCCGTGTAAACCGCGTGCTTGAATTCGCCAGTGTTGAGGCTCTGAAGCAATGCGCCATCGCGCGCATGGGCGTGGCTGTACTTCCAGAATTAGTCGTCGCAGCAGAACTGCAGCGCGGTTCGTTAGTGGCACTCGCATGGCCGCAAAAACCGGTCTATGTCTACACGCAATTAGTACGGCACCGCGACAAGTGGTTCTCACCCGTAATGCAGGCTTTCTGGAAAATGGCACAGCAACTTCTCAATCCAGCTTCGAAGTCCTCATGA
- a CDS encoding DMT family transporter: MKTRYVAQLLLLSAVWGISFLMIRIADVAFPPVWVGLLRSMTGAAFLWIVLLMGRKKLPPRRLFLWLFLVALTNNALPFFCFAWGERIVPSSVAAVINGTTPIWTLLLSLAVTKTRAQMHTIFGVLLGFAGVAIVVTSQQSDNAGGAGQQQLLGAAVIALGALGYAIATVIAKAKLQGLDPIGLATTQLSLSALMLSPVALIGPHPTQIPLSSVLAVLVLGLAGSGIAYLLYYNLLAHVSATQVVAVTYLLPLWGMVWGSVAHESIAPIAYAGAAIVVLGLVLLNRRPAPKPTLQEA, translated from the coding sequence ATGAAGACGCGCTATGTGGCCCAACTGTTGCTGCTTTCCGCCGTGTGGGGAATTTCGTTTCTGATGATTCGCATTGCGGATGTTGCCTTTCCGCCGGTGTGGGTGGGTTTGTTGCGCAGCATGACGGGCGCTGCATTCTTATGGATTGTGTTGTTGATGGGACGGAAGAAGCTGCCGCCACGTCGTTTGTTTCTCTGGTTGTTCCTGGTGGCGTTGACGAATAATGCGCTTCCCTTCTTCTGTTTTGCATGGGGAGAACGCATTGTTCCGAGCAGTGTGGCCGCGGTGATTAACGGCACAACGCCGATCTGGACGCTGCTGCTGTCGCTGGCTGTTACGAAGACACGCGCGCAGATGCACACGATTTTCGGTGTACTGCTTGGATTTGCAGGCGTGGCGATTGTGGTGACGTCGCAACAATCAGACAACGCCGGAGGAGCGGGACAACAACAGCTATTGGGTGCCGCAGTGATTGCGTTGGGTGCGCTCGGATATGCGATTGCGACGGTGATTGCGAAGGCGAAGCTGCAGGGGTTGGATCCGATTGGTCTGGCGACGACGCAGCTTTCATTGTCTGCCCTGATGCTTTCGCCGGTGGCGCTGATTGGGCCGCATCCAACACAGATTCCACTTTCTTCTGTGCTGGCGGTTCTGGTGCTGGGTTTGGCAGGAAGCGGGATTGCGTACCTTCTGTACTACAACTTGCTGGCGCATGTTTCCGCAACGCAGGTGGTTGCTGTGACTTACCTGCTGCCGCTGTGGGGCATGGTGTGGGGATCGGTGGCGCATGAATCGATTGCTCCGATTGCGTATGCGGGTGCGGCGATTGTTGTGCTGGGGCTGGTGTTGTTGAATCGACGGCCCGCACCGAAGCCCACGTTGCAGGAAGCTTGA
- a CDS encoding DUF1624 domain-containing protein, translated as MASTASVLPNTSVAASLGRSYRIQSLDVLRGLLMVLMAIDHTRDFFSSAPIDPADPVHSWPALFATRWITHLCAPGFILLAGASVYLQRQRKSAATVSRSLLLRGLWLIFLEITLVTLGWSFNFGLPILQVIWVIGASMIVLAGLLWLPLPAVGLFGAVVIFGHDLLDGIHADTLGRWKDVWELLHERGFLTYHHHPFALYGYPLLPWVGVMALGYCLGPVLLRSAAQRQRWCVAMGAASLMLFAVLRLLHGYGDPGDGFQHLGSASHTVMSFLSVQKYPPSLHYLLATLGVVLLLFALIDRVVEEAKLSKLRGFLEVFGKVPFFFYILHIFLIHAAALVVAYTTKANWRFWITPDVVFTSHLDDWGFGLPVVYLIWIAVVLVLYPACLWFSRVKDRNRSWWLAYL; from the coding sequence ATGGCGTCCACTGCTTCTGTTCTTCCCAATACGTCGGTTGCAGCTTCGTTAGGTCGCAGTTATCGGATTCAATCGCTGGATGTGTTGCGCGGCTTGTTGATGGTGTTGATGGCGATTGACCACACCCGCGACTTCTTTTCGAGTGCGCCGATTGATCCTGCAGATCCGGTTCATTCGTGGCCTGCGTTGTTTGCTACGCGATGGATCACGCATCTGTGCGCGCCGGGATTCATTCTGCTGGCGGGAGCGAGTGTGTATCTTCAGCGGCAGCGCAAGAGCGCAGCGACGGTGAGCAGAAGCCTGTTGCTGCGTGGGCTGTGGCTGATCTTTCTGGAGATCACGCTGGTGACACTGGGGTGGTCGTTCAACTTCGGCCTACCGATTCTGCAGGTGATATGGGTGATTGGCGCGAGCATGATTGTGCTTGCGGGATTGCTGTGGCTGCCGTTACCTGCGGTTGGATTGTTCGGCGCGGTCGTTATCTTTGGGCATGACCTACTGGATGGCATTCATGCAGACACTCTTGGTCGATGGAAAGATGTTTGGGAGCTTTTGCATGAGCGCGGCTTCCTGACGTATCACCATCATCCATTTGCTCTGTACGGATATCCCTTGCTGCCGTGGGTGGGCGTGATGGCGCTTGGTTATTGCCTGGGGCCGGTGTTGTTGCGTTCTGCTGCGCAACGACAGCGTTGGTGTGTGGCGATGGGTGCGGCAAGCCTGATGTTGTTTGCCGTGCTGCGACTGTTGCATGGGTATGGCGATCCGGGTGATGGATTTCAGCATCTGGGATCGGCGAGCCACACGGTGATGTCGTTCCTGTCCGTGCAGAAGTATCCGCCGTCGCTGCATTATTTGCTGGCTACGCTGGGCGTGGTGTTGCTGCTGTTCGCGTTGATTGATCGCGTTGTGGAAGAGGCAAAATTAAGTAAGCTGCGGGGATTTCTTGAAGTGTTCGGCAAGGTGCCGTTCTTCTTTTACATCCTTCATATCTTCCTGATTCACGCTGCAGCGCTGGTTGTTGCCTATACAACAAAAGCGAACTGGCGTTTCTGGATTACTCCGGATGTGGTGTTTACGAGTCATCTGGATGATTGGGGATTTGGCTTGCCGGTGGTGTACCTGATCTGGATTGCTGTGGTGCTGGTGCTGTATCCCGCTTGCTTGTGGTTCAGCCGGGTTAAGGATCGCAATCGCAGTTGGTGGCTAGCTTATCTGTAA
- a CDS encoding EAL and HDOD domain-containing protein gives MLLHSHWVREQQQPPLPTGGFCRFVARQPIVDRMRRTFGYELLFRSGWENSFCADGEAASRQILDNAVSFGLDSIVGESIPFVNCTRALLLNRMPAVLPAGTVLEVLEDSDVDADLIQACRELSMMGYGIALDDFDFSEKWEHLIPFVNYIKLDFRTSCAKERIRLMYRLKYHNIRFVAEKVETEAEVKQAMDEGFHLFQGYFFMRPVVMARPSLTAVVNKLRFLAELSHAEMDRPKIVRLLKEEPSISYRVLRVANSAALGLRQPVKSLEGALAMIGEEQFRRLATLALATEFSGGNSLEPIRFILQRARLCELLGVAMGMEAGEMYLFGMMSVVRKTLQVTGEEVNQTLRMTPEMSAALDGADNVYRQLLEVAEACEKGLWEQLERAASTLRMAEAKAAGFLLEAQVWAASILQQAQDAFV, from the coding sequence ATGCTACTTCATTCACATTGGGTTCGAGAGCAGCAACAGCCGCCGTTACCGACTGGAGGGTTTTGCCGGTTTGTTGCGCGTCAGCCGATTGTGGATCGCATGCGTCGCACGTTTGGCTATGAGTTGCTGTTTCGTTCTGGATGGGAGAACAGTTTCTGCGCGGATGGTGAGGCTGCGTCGCGACAGATTCTGGATAACGCGGTGAGCTTTGGGCTGGACTCGATTGTGGGCGAGTCCATTCCGTTTGTGAACTGTACGCGCGCGCTGCTGTTAAACCGCATGCCTGCTGTGTTGCCGGCGGGTACCGTGTTGGAAGTGCTGGAAGACTCCGACGTGGACGCCGATTTGATTCAGGCATGTCGTGAACTGAGCATGATGGGCTACGGCATTGCGCTGGATGATTTCGACTTCTCCGAAAAGTGGGAACACCTGATTCCCTTTGTGAACTACATCAAGCTGGACTTTCGCACGAGTTGTGCGAAAGAACGTATCCGGCTGATGTATCGGCTGAAGTACCACAACATCCGTTTTGTGGCCGAGAAGGTGGAAACGGAAGCGGAAGTGAAGCAGGCGATGGATGAAGGATTCCACCTGTTTCAGGGTTACTTTTTTATGCGTCCCGTGGTGATGGCGAGGCCTTCGCTGACAGCAGTGGTGAACAAGCTGCGATTCCTGGCGGAACTGAGCCATGCAGAGATGGATCGACCGAAGATTGTGCGACTGCTGAAGGAAGAGCCATCGATCTCGTATCGGGTGTTGCGTGTGGCGAACTCTGCGGCGCTGGGTTTGCGGCAGCCGGTGAAGAGCCTGGAAGGCGCACTGGCCATGATTGGCGAGGAGCAGTTTCGGCGGTTGGCGACGTTGGCGCTGGCTACGGAGTTTTCTGGCGGCAATTCGCTGGAGCCGATTCGCTTCATTCTGCAACGAGCGCGGCTGTGCGAACTGCTGGGCGTGGCGATGGGGATGGAAGCGGGCGAGATGTACCTGTTTGGCATGATGAGCGTGGTGCGGAAGACGCTGCAGGTGACAGGCGAAGAGGTGAACCAGACACTGCGGATGACACCCGAGATGTCTGCAGCGTTGGATGGCGCGGACAACGTGTACCGCCAGTTGCTGGAGGTGGCGGAGGCTTGCGAAAAAGGACTCTGGGAGCAGCTGGAACGGGCTGCATCGACCCTGCGTATGGCAGAAGCGAAGGCCGCCGGATTTCTGCTGGAAGCCCAGGTGTGGGCCGCAAGCATTCTGCAACAGGCGCAGGACGCATTTGTTTGA
- a CDS encoding Atu2307/SP_0267 family LLM class monooxygenase: MGVMQIGIDSFAALVEDPITHVKPTAAVRMARLLEEIELADKAGLDFFGLGEHHREEYLDAAPAVILAAAATQTKNIRLGSAVTVLSAADPVRVHQEFATLDLISGGRAEIVVGRGSFIESFPLFGLKLEDYDDLFIEKLDLLLKLRDETYVNWSGKHRPALTGQGVFPRPLQKKLPVWLGVGGTPASFARAGALGLPLMVAIIGGEPHRFRPLIDLYREAGKRAGYGDDVLKVGVHVLGLVGDTDQAAADAFFPGYAAAFTKIGKERGWPAVTRGQFEALRRPKGALMVGEPSFVADKVAQMSEDLGGLERVTFQMSVAALRHEPMMRGIELLGEKVAPLLRSK, encoded by the coding sequence ATGGGTGTTATGCAAATCGGAATCGATAGTTTCGCGGCACTGGTAGAAGACCCCATCACCCATGTGAAGCCCACCGCAGCTGTGCGTATGGCGCGGCTGCTGGAGGAGATTGAACTAGCTGACAAGGCTGGTTTGGATTTCTTTGGTTTGGGCGAACATCATCGCGAGGAATATCTGGACGCGGCGCCCGCAGTCATTCTGGCGGCGGCCGCTACGCAGACGAAGAACATTCGTCTTGGCAGCGCTGTCACGGTACTGAGCGCGGCTGATCCGGTGCGTGTGCACCAGGAGTTTGCCACGCTGGATCTGATCAGCGGTGGACGCGCGGAGATTGTGGTTGGACGTGGGTCGTTCATTGAGTCGTTCCCGCTGTTTGGTTTGAAGCTGGAAGACTATGACGACCTGTTCATTGAGAAGCTTGATCTGTTGCTGAAGCTGCGTGATGAGACCTACGTGAACTGGAGCGGTAAGCATCGTCCGGCGCTAACGGGACAGGGTGTGTTTCCTCGTCCGCTGCAGAAGAAGCTGCCGGTGTGGTTGGGAGTGGGTGGGACGCCCGCTTCGTTTGCTCGCGCTGGTGCGCTTGGGTTGCCGCTGATGGTGGCAATCATTGGCGGTGAGCCGCATCGTTTTCGTCCGTTGATTGATCTGTATCGTGAGGCGGGTAAGCGCGCCGGTTATGGCGACGATGTACTCAAAGTTGGCGTGCATGTACTGGGGCTTGTGGGCGATACGGATCAGGCTGCGGCAGATGCGTTCTTCCCTGGCTATGCTGCTGCGTTTACGAAGATTGGTAAGGAGCGCGGATGGCCAGCGGTGACACGTGGGCAGTTTGAGGCGCTGCGCAGACCGAAGGGCGCGCTGATGGTGGGTGAGCCTTCGTTTGTTGCAGATAAGGTGGCGCAGATGAGCGAGGATCTGGGTGGGTTGGAGCGTGTGACCTTCCAGATGAGTGTGGCTGCTCTGCGGCATGAGCCGATGATGCGTGGCATTGAGTTGCTGGGAGAGAAAGTGGCTCCTTTGTTGCGCTCGAAGTAA
- a CDS encoding radical SAM protein translates to MANTADLFPILPQPRVNGLSRMAQESEHLDVGHDVDFRSLAVRSILNKSVSKRLHWMAWSINPYRGCEFGCRYCYARYTHEFLAPTATEPIRGTLADAEAFTKPTEEMNLRDPEAFERRIFAKQNAAWLLEQDLRRMAKQHKLHEEIALGTATDPWQPIERRMKITRSLLEVLARHEGLKIGMVTKATLIERDIDLLQQINERSTLVVHITITTPDAELARKLEPRAPRPDLRFETVRKLREAGIRAGILNCPLLPGITDTAEAIDRMAALAKSVDASFLGANPLFLKPCSRPTYFEFIREHFPHLQVLYMERFRDMDFASRPYRERLRALVKASCIRHKVGQRQMDTLVSKEMAETKKPSRSATFAEAQGRLFA, encoded by the coding sequence ATGGCGAATACAGCAGACCTCTTTCCCATCCTCCCCCAGCCCCGCGTCAACGGCCTCAGCCGCATGGCCCAGGAAAGCGAACACCTCGACGTAGGTCACGACGTCGACTTCCGTTCGCTCGCCGTCCGCTCCATCCTGAACAAGTCCGTCTCCAAACGCTTGCACTGGATGGCGTGGTCCATCAATCCTTACCGAGGCTGCGAGTTCGGCTGCCGCTACTGTTACGCCCGCTACACCCACGAGTTCCTAGCCCCCACCGCCACCGAACCAATCCGAGGCACTCTCGCCGACGCAGAAGCCTTCACAAAACCAACCGAGGAGATGAACCTCCGCGACCCCGAAGCCTTCGAGCGCCGCATCTTCGCCAAGCAAAACGCAGCATGGCTCCTCGAACAAGACCTGCGCCGCATGGCAAAGCAACACAAGCTGCACGAAGAAATCGCCCTCGGCACCGCCACCGACCCGTGGCAGCCCATCGAACGCCGCATGAAGATCACGCGCAGCCTGCTCGAAGTCCTCGCACGTCATGAAGGCCTGAAGATCGGCATGGTCACTAAGGCGACGCTGATTGAACGAGACATCGATCTGCTCCAGCAGATCAACGAACGCAGCACACTCGTCGTCCACATCACCATCACCACGCCCGACGCGGAACTCGCACGCAAGCTCGAACCCCGCGCCCCACGCCCCGATCTGCGTTTCGAAACCGTGCGCAAACTCCGCGAAGCAGGCATTCGCGCCGGCATCCTCAACTGCCCTCTGCTACCTGGCATTACAGACACAGCAGAAGCCATCGACCGGATGGCCGCACTCGCAAAGAGTGTCGACGCCAGCTTCCTCGGCGCCAATCCACTCTTCCTCAAACCCTGCTCACGGCCCACATACTTCGAGTTCATCCGCGAACACTTCCCGCATCTGCAGGTGCTTTACATGGAACGTTTCCGTGACATGGACTTCGCATCGCGCCCGTACCGCGAACGCCTTCGCGCACTCGTCAAAGCAAGCTGCATCCGCCACAAAGTAGGCCAACGCCAAATGGACACCCTGGTCAGCAAAGAAATGGCAGAAACAAAAAAGCCCTCACGCTCTGCAACATTCGCAGAAGCGCAAGGGCGTCTCTTCGCTTAG
- a CDS encoding GH92 family glycosyl hydrolase has product MLRKALSLALCAVTLSAAAQKHTLADDINPLVGTSAEGNTFPGVGVPYGMTSWTPAITRTEKKGTVAYLYDAPKLYGIRATHFLSGSAVQDYGSFQFLAGTGSFPTDASQRASSFPHNDEHSSPYRYDVALPDLHVKASVTALSRSGLLSFTFQQSGPAWLQVENLAPGGDATLKVDAAHREITGINPVRRFYRGTGKSAGFAGYVVIRFDHDFKTGPSWKANNAPASGTPNEEQATQTTIHLAADFQPAGTAITFNVKQGETVRARIGTSFVSIDEARKNLEAEIPTFDATAVEAKSHTTWDRALGRIEINGPESDRRVFYTAMYHAILVPRTFSDVSGTRPKFAVGGTVKGTGDYYEDFSAWDTFRALHPLLTIIDPNRDAAMVRSLISKGEEGGFLPIFPMWNSYTSAMVGDHAAVIIADAYLKGIRGFDINRAYPLMRRNAFEQPKTIDEYKDGKGRRALDDYMKLGYVPLENKVLDAFHQQEQVSRTLEYAYDDFVVAQVAKSLGKTEDAAALMKRAQNYRNVIDPQTGFARGRHADGTWDSPFDPSKPYKYITEGLPFQYTFFVPQDIPGLIKLEGGNAGFTKKLDELFARKLYDHGNEPSHAITYLYDYAGEAWKTQQEVAVTRKNWYQDRPSGLAGNDDAGQMSAWYLLSALGFYPVTPGIPAYEIGTPLLPDAKIHLTNGKAFHIHAEGVSPQNIYIQSATLNGKPLNNFWIKHNDIINGGELTFKMGPQPNKSWPSDMALPR; this is encoded by the coding sequence ATGCTTCGCAAGGCCCTTTCACTCGCTCTCTGTGCCGTCACGCTCTCTGCCGCTGCTCAAAAACACACGCTCGCCGACGACATTAACCCGCTCGTAGGCACCTCCGCTGAAGGCAACACCTTCCCCGGAGTAGGCGTGCCTTACGGCATGACGTCATGGACGCCCGCGATCACACGCACAGAGAAGAAGGGCACCGTTGCATACCTGTACGACGCGCCGAAGCTCTACGGCATCCGCGCCACCCACTTCCTCTCCGGCTCAGCCGTGCAGGATTACGGCAGCTTCCAATTCCTCGCAGGCACCGGCAGCTTCCCCACAGACGCATCGCAGCGCGCTTCAAGCTTCCCACACAACGACGAGCACTCTTCGCCCTATCGTTACGACGTTGCCTTACCTGACCTGCACGTCAAAGCCAGCGTAACGGCGCTCTCGCGCAGCGGCCTGCTGTCGTTTACCTTCCAGCAGTCCGGCCCTGCATGGCTGCAGGTGGAAAACCTCGCACCCGGCGGCGACGCGACTCTTAAAGTTGACGCCGCACACCGCGAAATCACCGGCATCAATCCCGTGCGACGCTTCTATCGCGGTACCGGAAAATCTGCAGGCTTCGCAGGCTACGTCGTCATCCGTTTCGATCACGACTTCAAGACCGGCCCATCGTGGAAGGCCAACAACGCTCCTGCATCAGGCACACCGAATGAGGAACAGGCAACGCAAACGACGATCCACCTCGCTGCCGATTTCCAACCCGCCGGCACCGCCATCACCTTCAACGTGAAGCAGGGTGAAACGGTGCGCGCACGCATCGGCACATCCTTCGTCTCCATCGACGAAGCCAGAAAAAACCTCGAAGCAGAAATCCCCACGTTTGACGCAACGGCGGTCGAAGCAAAGTCACACACCACATGGGATCGTGCTTTAGGCAGGATTGAAATCAATGGCCCGGAGTCTGATCGCCGCGTCTTTTACACCGCCATGTATCACGCCATCCTTGTGCCTCGCACCTTCAGCGACGTCAGCGGCACGCGGCCCAAATTCGCAGTCGGTGGAACAGTGAAGGGAACCGGCGACTACTACGAAGACTTCTCCGCCTGGGACACCTTTCGCGCGTTGCATCCGCTACTCACCATCATCGACCCTAACCGCGACGCCGCCATGGTCCGCTCGCTCATCTCCAAAGGTGAAGAAGGCGGCTTCCTGCCCATCTTCCCCATGTGGAATAGCTACACCTCCGCCATGGTCGGCGACCACGCCGCCGTCATCATCGCCGACGCATACCTCAAGGGCATCCGCGGCTTCGACATCAATCGCGCCTACCCGCTCATGCGTCGTAATGCCTTTGAACAGCCGAAGACCATCGACGAATACAAGGACGGCAAAGGCCGCCGTGCTCTCGACGACTACATGAAGCTCGGCTACGTCCCGCTTGAAAACAAGGTGCTCGACGCCTTCCACCAGCAGGAACAGGTCTCGCGCACACTCGAATACGCCTATGACGACTTCGTCGTCGCACAAGTAGCGAAGTCACTCGGCAAGACCGAAGACGCAGCCGCATTGATGAAGCGTGCGCAAAACTACCGCAACGTCATCGACCCGCAAACCGGCTTCGCACGCGGCCGCCACGCCGACGGCACATGGGATTCGCCCTTTGATCCATCAAAGCCCTACAAGTACATTACCGAAGGCTTGCCCTTCCAGTACACCTTCTTTGTTCCGCAGGACATCCCCGGCCTGATCAAGTTGGAGGGCGGCAACGCGGGCTTCACCAAGAAGCTCGACGAACTCTTCGCACGCAAACTCTACGACCACGGCAACGAACCCTCGCACGCCATCACCTATCTCTACGACTACGCAGGCGAGGCGTGGAAGACACAGCAGGAAGTCGCCGTAACCCGCAAGAATTGGTATCAGGACCGCCCCAGCGGCCTCGCAGGTAACGACGACGCAGGCCAGATGTCCGCGTGGTATCTCCTCAGCGCCCTCGGCTTCTACCCCGTAACGCCCGGCATCCCTGCATACGAAATCGGCACACCCCTACTGCCCGACGCAAAGATCCACCTCACCAACGGCAAAGCCTTCCACATTCACGCAGAAGGCGTTAGCCCGCAGAACATCTACATCCAGTCCGCCACACTCAACGGAAAACCGCTAAACAACTTCTGGATCAAGCACAACGACATCATCAACGGCGGCGAACTCACCTTCAAGATGGGCCCCCAACCGAACAAGAGCTGGCCATCCGATATGGCTCTCCCCCGTTAG